The Immundisolibacter cernigliae genome has a window encoding:
- a CDS encoding P-II family nitrogen regulator — MKMVCAVIKPFKLDDVREALSGVGVQGITVTEVKGFGRQKGHTELYRGAEYVVDFLPKVKIEVAVDETDVDRVIEAITNSANTGKIGDGKIFVYDLGQVIRIRTGETGADAL; from the coding sequence ATGAAGATGGTCTGTGCGGTGATCAAGCCGTTCAAGCTTGACGATGTGCGCGAGGCGCTGTCGGGGGTCGGGGTGCAAGGCATCACGGTCACCGAGGTGAAAGGGTTCGGTCGCCAGAAAGGGCACACCGAACTTTATCGCGGCGCCGAATATGTCGTGGATTTCCTGCCCAAGGTAAAAATCGAGGTCGCGGTCGACGAGACGGACGTCGACCGTGTCATCGAGGCAATCACCAACTCTGCCAACACCGGCAAGATCGGTGACGGCAAGATTTTCGTCTATGACCTGGGGCAGGTCATTCGTATTCGTACCGGCGAGACCGGTGCCGACGCGCTGTAG
- the trxA gene encoding thioredoxin TrxA: MSEHVKHISDDSFEQDVLQAPGPVLVDYWAEWCGPCKMIAPVLDEVGKEYAGRLTVAKLNVDENPKTPPRYGIRGIPTLMLFKDGNVEATKVGALSKSQLAAWLDSNL; this comes from the coding sequence ATGAGCGAACACGTCAAGCACATTTCTGACGACTCCTTCGAGCAGGATGTCCTGCAGGCGCCGGGGCCGGTACTGGTCGACTACTGGGCCGAGTGGTGTGGCCCGTGCAAGATGATCGCGCCGGTGCTCGACGAGGTCGGCAAGGAGTACGCCGGGCGCCTGACGGTGGCCAAGCTGAACGTGGACGAGAACCCCAAGACGCCGCCGCGCTACGGCATTCGCGGCATTCCGACCCTGATGCTGTTCAAGGACGGCAATGTGGAGGCCACCAAGGTCGGTGCCCTGTCGAAGTCGCAGCTTGCCGCGTGGCTGGACAGCAATCTCTGA
- a CDS encoding ammonium transporter codes for MMRRGLAALATIGLCLPGLALAEEAAGPVLNSGDTAWMLTSTALVLFMTIPGLALFYAGMVRSKNVLSVLMQCFAITALITVLWTIYGYSMAFDTTGMEQGVVNLNSFVGGLSKAFLSGLTVESLTMTIPESVFMCFQMTFAIITPALIVGAFAERMKFSAMMWFMALWFTIVYTPTAHMVWSGNGGLMWDWGVLDFAGGTVVHINAGIAGLVACLVLGPRKGFPTTAMPPHNLGYTLIGASMLWVGWFGFNAGSAVAANGTAGMAMAVTQIATAAAALGWMFIEWISHGKPSVLGIASGAVAGLVAITPASGFVGPMGALVIGVVAGVLCFLAATKMKRAFGYDDSLDVFGVHGVGGIIGALLTGVFAAASLGGVKTEFDMAAQLWIQLKGVLVTVGFSGIATFIILKVIDLVIGLRATPEQENEGLDLALHDERGYNL; via the coding sequence CTGATGCGACGCGGGCTTGCCGCACTGGCAACGATCGGGCTGTGCCTGCCCGGCCTGGCACTGGCAGAAGAGGCAGCAGGCCCGGTCCTGAATTCTGGCGACACCGCCTGGATGCTGACCTCGACCGCGCTGGTGCTGTTCATGACCATCCCGGGCCTGGCCCTGTTTTACGCCGGCATGGTGCGCAGCAAGAACGTGTTGTCGGTGTTGATGCAGTGTTTTGCTATCACGGCGCTCATCACGGTGCTGTGGACGATTTACGGCTACAGCATGGCGTTCGATACCACCGGCATGGAGCAGGGGGTGGTCAACCTGAACAGCTTCGTCGGTGGGCTGAGCAAGGCCTTCCTGAGCGGCCTGACCGTCGAAAGCCTGACCATGACCATCCCGGAATCGGTGTTCATGTGCTTCCAGATGACCTTTGCCATCATCACGCCGGCGCTCATCGTCGGCGCCTTTGCCGAGCGCATGAAGTTCTCGGCCATGATGTGGTTCATGGCGCTGTGGTTCACCATCGTCTATACGCCTACCGCGCACATGGTGTGGAGCGGCAACGGCGGCCTGATGTGGGACTGGGGCGTGCTGGACTTCGCCGGCGGTACCGTGGTGCACATCAACGCCGGCATCGCCGGTCTGGTGGCCTGCCTGGTGCTGGGCCCCCGCAAGGGCTTTCCGACCACCGCCATGCCGCCGCATAACCTGGGCTACACGCTGATCGGCGCCTCCATGCTGTGGGTGGGCTGGTTCGGCTTCAATGCCGGCAGCGCGGTGGCCGCCAACGGTACGGCCGGCATGGCCATGGCGGTGACGCAGATCGCCACGGCAGCGGCGGCGCTCGGCTGGATGTTCATCGAGTGGATCAGCCACGGCAAGCCGAGCGTGCTGGGCATCGCGTCGGGCGCGGTCGCCGGTCTGGTTGCCATCACCCCTGCCTCCGGCTTCGTCGGCCCGATGGGCGCGCTGGTGATCGGCGTCGTGGCCGGTGTGCTGTGCTTCCTGGCAGCCACCAAGATGAAGCGCGCCTTCGGCTACGACGACTCGCTCGACGTGTTCGGCGTGCATGGCGTCGGCGGCATCATCGGCGCGCTGCTGACCGGCGTGTTCGCCGCGGCCAGCCTGGGCGGTGTCAAGACCGAGTTCGACATGGCCGCACAGCTGTGGATTCAGCTCAAGGGCGTGCTGGTGACGGTCGGCTTCAGCGGCATCGCCACCTTCATCATCCTGAAGGTGATCGACCTGGTGATCGGCCTGCGCGCCACACCCGAGCAGGAGAACGAAGGCCTCGATCTGGCCCTGCACGACGAACGCGGCTACAACCTCTAA
- a CDS encoding insulinase family protein: MTHPAFELVRSERVSALSLTVEEYRHRVTGARHIHLAAADDNNAFLVAFLTVPQDSTGVAHILEHTALCGSRHYPVRDPFFLMLRRSLNTFMNAMTASDWTAYPFASQNRKDFFNLLDVYLDAAFFPTLDPLDFAQEGHRLEFAEAGNPDSELTFKGVVFNEMKGAMSAPVSALWQALAREVYPTTTYHHNSGGDPQHIPDLTYEQLKAFHARHYHPSNATFFTYGDIPAAEHQAIMEDRVLRHFERLDIDLRVPPEQRYPAPRVVQETYAAEDGDTARKTHIVLGWLLGDMTDLDQVLRLNLLSRLLLDNSSSPLMNALETTELGSAPSPLCGLDDSARELLFAAGVEGSEPEHAEAVEKLVLDVLAQVAESGVPAEQVEAMLHQIELGRREIGGDRYPYGLQLIMNALPQAVHHGDPVQALGIDAALERLRAAAAEPGFVQNEVRRWLLDNPHRVRLTMTPDATQAERELAAEKARLAALREGLSATQRERIVAQAKALETRQAQQDDPDILPRVTRKDVAPALKIPPAVHEPVVGLPATWYDQPTNGLVYQQIVIDLPPLDDEALELLPLLAETLSEVGAGGRDYTQTQALQAALTGGISASASVGALAADSQTSRGLFVVSGKALVRNHGALSKLLHETLHTARFDELARLRELIAQARMSDENSVTGNGHALAMAAASAGMSPVARLAHQWSGLAGIKAIKALDDSLNDPAALKALGDRLGELRARIAAAPVQFVIVAEDEQHPDIALRLAQVWQDTGARPSGSDQTLALAPVSGRVAEAWTTNTQVNFCARAYPAVAWSHPDAPALTVLGGYLRNGFLHTAIREKGGAYGGGAGFDADSAAFRFYSYRDPRLAETLADFERALAWLHDADHPPQAVEEAILGVIGAIDRPASPAGEARKAFHAGLFGRTAEARQAYRQAVLGVTLDDLRRVAATYLVPERASTAVVTSPAALEKAGGLGLTPIRL, translated from the coding sequence ATGACCCATCCCGCTTTCGAATTGGTGCGCAGCGAGCGCGTGTCGGCGCTGAGCCTCACGGTCGAGGAGTACCGCCACCGCGTCACCGGCGCCCGGCACATCCACCTGGCCGCCGCCGACGACAACAACGCCTTCCTGGTGGCCTTCCTGACCGTGCCGCAGGACTCGACCGGTGTCGCCCATATCCTGGAACACACTGCCCTGTGCGGCAGCCGCCACTACCCGGTGCGCGATCCGTTCTTCCTGATGCTGCGCCGCTCGCTGAACACCTTCATGAACGCCATGACGGCCAGCGACTGGACCGCCTACCCGTTCGCCAGTCAGAACCGCAAGGACTTCTTCAACCTGCTGGACGTGTACCTGGACGCGGCCTTCTTCCCGACGCTCGATCCGCTCGATTTCGCCCAGGAAGGCCATCGGCTCGAATTCGCCGAGGCCGGCAATCCCGACTCCGAGCTCACCTTCAAGGGCGTGGTGTTCAACGAGATGAAGGGCGCCATGAGCGCACCGGTGTCGGCACTGTGGCAGGCACTGGCGCGCGAGGTCTACCCGACCACCACCTACCATCACAACTCCGGCGGCGACCCGCAGCACATCCCGGACCTCACCTACGAACAGCTCAAGGCCTTCCACGCCCGGCACTACCACCCCAGCAACGCGACCTTCTTCACTTACGGCGACATCCCGGCCGCCGAGCACCAGGCCATCATGGAAGACCGCGTGCTGCGCCATTTCGAGCGCCTGGACATCGACCTTCGCGTGCCGCCCGAACAGCGCTACCCGGCCCCGCGCGTGGTGCAGGAAACCTACGCCGCCGAGGACGGCGATACCGCGCGCAAGACGCACATCGTGCTCGGCTGGCTGCTGGGCGACATGACCGACCTGGACCAGGTGCTGCGCCTTAACCTGCTGTCGCGCCTGCTGCTGGACAACTCATCCTCGCCGCTGATGAATGCGCTGGAGACCACCGAGCTTGGCAGCGCGCCCTCGCCGCTGTGCGGCCTGGACGATTCGGCGCGCGAACTGCTGTTCGCGGCCGGCGTCGAGGGCTCGGAGCCGGAACACGCCGAGGCGGTCGAAAAACTGGTGCTCGACGTGCTGGCGCAGGTGGCCGAAAGCGGCGTGCCGGCCGAGCAGGTCGAGGCCATGCTGCACCAGATCGAGCTTGGCAGGCGCGAGATCGGCGGCGACCGCTACCCCTACGGCCTGCAACTGATCATGAACGCCCTGCCGCAGGCCGTGCACCATGGCGATCCGGTGCAGGCGCTGGGCATCGACGCCGCACTCGAGCGCCTGCGCGCCGCCGCCGCCGAGCCCGGTTTCGTGCAGAACGAAGTGCGCCGCTGGCTGCTGGACAACCCGCATCGCGTGCGCCTGACGATGACGCCCGACGCCACTCAGGCCGAGCGCGAGCTGGCCGCCGAGAAGGCCCGCCTGGCGGCGCTTCGCGAAGGCCTCTCCGCCACGCAGCGCGAGCGCATCGTGGCCCAGGCCAAGGCGCTCGAAACCCGCCAGGCACAGCAGGACGACCCCGACATCCTGCCGCGCGTGACCCGCAAGGACGTCGCCCCGGCGCTGAAGATTCCGCCCGCCGTACACGAACCGGTGGTCGGCCTGCCGGCCACCTGGTACGACCAACCGACCAACGGCCTGGTCTACCAGCAGATCGTCATCGACCTGCCGCCGCTGGACGACGAGGCCCTCGAGCTGCTGCCGCTGCTGGCCGAAACGCTCAGCGAAGTCGGCGCCGGCGGCCGCGACTACACGCAAACGCAGGCCCTGCAGGCGGCGCTGACCGGCGGCATCAGCGCCAGCGCCAGCGTCGGCGCACTGGCGGCGGACAGCCAGACCAGCCGCGGCCTGTTCGTGGTGTCCGGCAAGGCACTGGTGCGCAACCACGGCGCGCTGTCGAAGCTGCTGCACGAGACGCTGCACACGGCGCGTTTCGACGAACTCGCCCGCCTGCGCGAGCTGATCGCCCAGGCCCGGATGAGTGACGAGAACTCGGTCACCGGCAACGGCCACGCGCTGGCGATGGCCGCCGCCAGCGCCGGCATGAGTCCGGTGGCGCGGCTTGCCCACCAGTGGTCGGGCCTGGCCGGCATCAAGGCCATCAAGGCGCTCGACGACAGCCTGAACGATCCGGCCGCGCTCAAGGCGCTGGGCGACCGATTGGGCGAACTGCGCGCGCGCATCGCTGCCGCACCGGTGCAGTTCGTCATCGTGGCCGAGGACGAACAACACCCCGACATCGCCCTGCGCCTGGCGCAGGTGTGGCAGGACACCGGCGCCAGGCCCAGCGGGTCGGATCAGACCCTGGCCCTGGCGCCGGTCAGCGGCCGCGTGGCCGAGGCCTGGACCACCAACACGCAGGTCAATTTCTGCGCCCGCGCCTATCCTGCCGTGGCCTGGAGCCACCCGGACGCGCCGGCCCTGACGGTGCTGGGCGGCTACCTGCGCAATGGCTTTCTGCACACCGCGATCCGCGAAAAGGGCGGCGCCTATGGCGGCGGGGCCGGCTTCGACGCCGACAGCGCGGCGTTTCGCTTCTACAGCTACCGCGACCCGCGCCTGGCCGAGACGCTGGCCGACTTCGAGCGTGCCCTGGCCTGGCTGCACGACGCGGACCACCCGCCGCAGGCGGTGGAAGAAGCGATCCTGGGCGTGATTGGCGCCATCGATCGCCCGGCCTCACCGGCCGGCGAGGCGCGCAAGGCCTTTCATGCCGGCCTGTTCGGCCGCACCGCCGAGGCCCGCCAGGCCTACCGGCAGGCCGTGCTGGGCGTCACGCTGGACGATTTGCGCCGGGTGGCGGCGACCTATCTGGTGCCCGAGCGCGCCAGCACGGCCGTCGTCACCAGCCCGGCGGCATTGGAAAAGGCCGGCGGTCTGGGCCTGACGCCGATCCGCCTGTAG
- a CDS encoding accessory factor UbiK family protein gives MTNPVPPSPLHWLHGIASELEGLRTVTVQRLSQRLGLPSREEFEVQRALLEDARERLTRVQAQVEALAARLDGNP, from the coding sequence ATGACCAATCCCGTGCCACCTTCGCCGCTGCACTGGCTGCACGGCATCGCCAGCGAACTGGAGGGCCTTCGCACTGTGACGGTGCAACGCCTGAGCCAGCGACTGGGGTTGCCGAGTCGGGAGGAATTCGAGGTGCAGCGCGCGCTGCTGGAGGATGCCCGCGAACGCCTGACCCGGGTGCAGGCACAGGTCGAGGCCCTCGCCGCCCGTCTCGACGGCAATCCCTGA
- a CDS encoding YifB family Mg chelatase-like AAA ATPase, producing MSLAILRSRAQFGIDAPLVTIEAHLTGGLPALAIVGLPETAVREARDRVRSALLNSGFEFPARRVTINLAPADLPKEGGRFDLGIALAILVASGQLPTDCLDGYEFIGELGLGGELRPVRGVLPVALQAQRAGARLVLPQANAAEAALAPDLTAYGAEHLLAVCGHLTGNAPLAAAQRAVPLDGACVPDLADVRGQPAARRALEIAAAGGHSLLMLGPPGAGKTMLATRLPGILPPLTEQEALETAAVQSISVGGFDVRHWGQRPVRAPHHTASAAALAGGGTTPRPGEISLAHHGVLFLDELPEFDRQVLEVLREPLESGHISIARAALKAEFPARFQLVAAMNPCPCGYLGDAGGRCRCTPEQVRRYRGRLSGPLLDRIDLHVELPPVAHELLLAQEHAGAEPSAAVRERVQAAQQRQFARSGCLNARLDPAGLRRHARLTESQQQFLARAIGTLGLSARATHRVLRIARTCADLAGSEALDMPHLAEALQYRLLDRRPHSAY from the coding sequence ATGTCGCTGGCGATCCTGCGCAGCCGCGCCCAGTTCGGCATCGACGCGCCGCTGGTCACGATCGAGGCGCATCTGACTGGAGGCCTCCCGGCGCTGGCCATCGTCGGTCTGCCGGAAACCGCCGTGCGCGAGGCCAGGGACCGCGTGCGCAGCGCGCTGCTGAACAGCGGCTTCGAATTTCCAGCCCGGCGCGTCACCATCAACCTCGCCCCGGCCGACCTGCCCAAGGAAGGTGGACGCTTCGATCTGGGCATCGCGCTGGCCATCCTGGTCGCCTCCGGCCAGCTCCCGACGGATTGTCTGGACGGCTACGAGTTCATCGGCGAACTGGGCCTGGGCGGCGAACTGCGTCCGGTGCGTGGCGTATTGCCGGTGGCCTTGCAGGCGCAGCGCGCCGGTGCGCGTCTGGTGCTGCCGCAGGCCAACGCGGCTGAAGCGGCGCTGGCGCCGGATCTGACCGCCTACGGTGCCGAACACCTGCTGGCGGTGTGCGGCCACCTGACCGGCAACGCGCCGCTTGCGGCAGCGCAGCGGGCGGTACCGTTGGACGGCGCCTGCGTGCCCGATCTGGCCGACGTGCGCGGCCAGCCAGCTGCGCGCCGGGCGCTGGAAATCGCCGCCGCCGGCGGTCACAGCCTGCTGATGCTGGGCCCGCCGGGCGCCGGCAAGACCATGCTGGCCACGCGCCTGCCGGGCATCCTGCCGCCGCTGACCGAGCAGGAGGCGCTCGAGACGGCGGCGGTGCAGTCGATCAGCGTCGGGGGTTTCGATGTCCGCCACTGGGGCCAGCGGCCGGTGCGCGCACCCCACCACACGGCCTCCGCCGCGGCACTGGCCGGCGGCGGCACCACGCCGCGGCCGGGCGAGATCTCGCTCGCCCATCACGGCGTGCTGTTTCTGGACGAGCTGCCGGAGTTCGACCGCCAGGTGCTGGAAGTGCTGCGCGAGCCGCTGGAGTCCGGGCACATCAGCATTGCCCGGGCGGCGCTGAAAGCCGAATTCCCGGCCCGTTTTCAGCTGGTGGCGGCCATGAATCCGTGCCCCTGCGGGTATCTGGGCGATGCCGGCGGCCGCTGTCGCTGCACCCCGGAGCAGGTGCGCCGTTACCGCGGCCGCTTGTCCGGACCGCTGCTGGACCGCATCGACCTGCACGTGGAGCTGCCGCCGGTCGCGCACGAGCTGCTGCTGGCGCAGGAGCACGCCGGCGCCGAGCCGTCGGCCGCGGTGCGCGAGCGCGTGCAAGCAGCGCAGCAGCGCCAGTTCGCCCGCAGTGGTTGCCTGAACGCGCGTCTGGACCCGGCCGGCCTGCGCCGGCATGCGCGGCTGACCGAGTCCCAGCAGCAGTTCCTGGCGCGCGCCATCGGCACCCTCGGGCTGTCCGCGCGGGCCACGCACCGGGTGCTGCGCATTGCCCGCACCTGTGCCGATCTTGCCGGCAGCGAGGCGCTCGACATGCCGCACCTGGCCGAGGCGCTGCAGTATCGCTTGCTCGATCGGCGGCCCCACAGTGCGTATTGA